ATATTTTTAGCATGAGTTTCAGCATATACATTATCATTATTTCTCTTAAAATATTCTATTAATAATAGATTACAAGCTTCGCTACAATAACCTCTTCCCCAATGTATATCCAATAACCTATAACCAAGTTCAATACGGTTATTATCTTTTCTTACAAGGAATATTAGTCCTACTGGTACTTTATTCTCACGGAGTTCTATTAAATAAACATTGAGTAAATCATTGTTATATCTAGAATTCCAATTATTAATTTGCTCAATACAAAAATCCATAGTTCTCTCATCAGTTGATCTAAACTTATTAACAACTTTATTATTATCTAGTTCATATAAAAAATCTCTATCAATTAATTTAAATGTTCTTAGATTTAATCTTTCTGTTGTAATAATAATTATTCCCCCTTTTAGAAATTAACCTAATTAATTCTTATAGATACTTTTCCCCAATATAGGTTATCCATTTCTCTTGTAACTGATTTTTTGTTAATCCAAAAACTTCTAAATACATAGTTGGTGATTGAATAAACTCTTTCAACTTATCATACCCAAACTCTGTAACAATAAATTCTACAATGGTATATGAATATTGATAACCATCTCTATTGAAAAAAGTTTCAAAATCATCACCAGTATCTAAGTCTTTAAATCTAGGAATATTATTATTTTCCAATCCATTTTTAATCGTCTTTATAATCCATTCTGGATTATTATCTTTAGCTTCATAAGAGGCAATCCCTTCATTTAACCATCTAGGTATATTATTATTTATTTTATTTACAATTATATGAACGAACTCATGAACCGCAGTATTTACCACACCATCAAAATCTGTACCATATGGTGGATTTAATGGTGACGCAATTAAAATCTTACCAACTCCAATTCCACCTCTAACCCATTTAGGTGCATTAGGAAATCCTAAAGCATTAAGTAGTTCAGTATGTTCTGAATAAATCTCAACAACTAATTTTTTTTCAAGCTTTTGATTAAATCTATTAGTAATTCTATCATAGCTATCTTCAAGCATATATGAAACTTTTTCAATACAACTCTTATCTGTTTCAGCATAGTAAATTATAAATTGTTTAGTTTCTTTACTCAGATTTAATTTGTAATTACCTTTTATATTTTTATCCATTTGATTTTCTCCTTTTAAATTATTATTCTTCACATAACGTTCTGTATCTATAATATCCATCAGATTAATTATTCTTGTTGCCTACTTTCCAAAATTGAACCCTAAAAGCCATTATTCATATCATCATTTTCTCCATTATACCACATCAAAGTGAGATGTGAATATAAACCATCAGCATATAAATTACTTACCTATACTATTTCTTACTCACTCATCTTTTAACCTATCCATAACAATATCTCTAAAATTCTCTTTATCAGTATTGATATCAATTACATCAATGTATTTATACGTATTTTTTATGTACTCCAGTATAATTTCATAGCTTTCCTGCTGTTTAATACTATTATCTACATTAAACTCTATACTTAAGTGTCTAGGTTTATCTTTCCTATCATTTTCTAAAAACCTTTCCCTAAATTTATCAGCATCACTTACCTTTAGGTTAATAATTACTATTTCAAAATTACCCCTTCTGCCTAGCTCATTTAATCTCTTAATATATTCTTTTCCTTTATCTGCAAACATATATTTTCTATAACCACACATGCAATATACCATCTCGGTAATAAAAGTTCTATCAAACAATAAATTTATGTCACTATTTTCTAGTTTCTCGACATAATCCATCAATGCATCATACATTTTAATAGACTTTTC
The window above is part of the Vallitalea guaymasensis genome. Proteins encoded here:
- a CDS encoding GNAT family N-acetyltransferase, producing MIIITTERLNLRTFKLIDRDFLYELDNNKVVNKFRSTDERTMDFCIEQINNWNSRYNNDLLNVYLIELRENKVPVGLIFLVRKDNNRIELGYRLLDIHWGRGYCSEACNLLLIEYFKRNNDNVYAETHAKNINSIKLLSKLGFEEIEYSWEYNCREFQLEKTQFSM
- a CDS encoding peptidase MA family metallohydrolase, giving the protein MDKNIKGNYKLNLSKETKQFIIYYAETDKSCIEKVSYMLEDSYDRITNRFNQKLEKKLVVEIYSEHTELLNALGFPNAPKWVRGGIGVGKILIASPLNPPYGTDFDGVVNTAVHEFVHIIVNKINNNIPRWLNEGIASYEAKDNNPEWIIKTIKNGLENNNIPRFKDLDTGDDFETFFNRDGYQYSYTIVEFIVTEFGYDKLKEFIQSPTMYLEVFGLTKNQLQEKWITYIGEKYL